In the Insulibacter thermoxylanivorax genome, one interval contains:
- a CDS encoding aldo/keto reductase family protein: protein MKYRRVGNSGLKVSEISLGSWLTYGTAIEKEAADACVRTAFECGINFFDTANVYNRGEGEIAMGQALKPYPRSSYVLASKVYFPMGDGPNDRGLSRKHIIEQCEASLKRLGTDYLDIYFCHRYDDETSLEETLRALDDLVAQGKVLYAGTSEWTAAQIVDAVHIADKRNLRPIVVNQPIYNMFERYIENEILPMCEARGIGQVVFSPLAQGVLTGKYKLGRDIPADSRAASETGSKGIKRYMQRSVLEAVSELEKLAQEAGMKLSQLALAWVLRHPGVSSAIIGATKPEQIRENVKAVEITLTPDLLEAIEGILAKVTDYTPRRYF from the coding sequence GTGAAATATAGGAGAGTAGGAAACAGCGGTCTGAAGGTCAGTGAGATCTCCCTCGGCAGCTGGCTGACATATGGCACAGCGATCGAGAAGGAGGCAGCGGACGCCTGTGTGCGAACCGCCTTCGAGTGCGGCATCAATTTCTTCGATACGGCGAATGTCTATAACCGCGGTGAAGGTGAGATCGCCATGGGGCAGGCTCTAAAACCCTATCCCCGTTCCAGCTATGTATTAGCTTCGAAGGTGTATTTTCCAATGGGTGACGGCCCCAACGACCGCGGGCTATCGCGCAAGCATATCATCGAGCAGTGCGAAGCCAGTCTCAAACGCCTCGGTACGGATTATCTGGATATTTATTTCTGCCATCGCTATGATGATGAGACGTCACTGGAAGAGACGCTCCGCGCTTTGGATGATTTGGTCGCACAGGGGAAGGTCCTCTATGCCGGCACAAGCGAATGGACGGCGGCACAGATCGTCGATGCTGTACATATCGCCGATAAACGCAATCTGCGTCCAATCGTTGTGAACCAGCCGATCTATAACATGTTCGAACGATATATCGAGAACGAGATCCTGCCGATGTGTGAAGCACGCGGCATCGGACAAGTCGTCTTCTCGCCGCTGGCGCAAGGCGTGCTCACGGGCAAATACAAGCTCGGCCGCGACATTCCGGCGGACAGCCGTGCCGCAAGCGAGACGGGCAGCAAGGGGATCAAGCGCTATATGCAGCGCTCGGTGCTCGAAGCCGTAAGTGAGCTCGAGAAGCTTGCCCAGGAAGCCGGAATGAAGCTGTCCCAGCTCGCCCTCGCCTGGGTGCTTCGCCATCCGGGTGTCAGCTCAGCGATCATCGGCGCGACCAAGCCGGAACAGATCCGCGAGAATGTCAAGGCAGTGGAGATCACCTTAACCCCTGATCTCCTCGAAGCCATCGAAGGGATCCTGGCGAAGGTGACGGACTATACGCCGCGCAGATACTTCTGA
- a CDS encoding inorganic phosphate transporter, whose protein sequence is MLLPAAAVVIALFFAMNIGASGAAATMGVAYGSGAVPYRRIALCLAAVGVFAGAYLGGGEVVKTLGEGIVPSELLSVQLVIIILLSATLTLFIANLLGIPLSTSEVTVGAVVGVGVAYQKLYVSNVLTIVSFWFIVPIAALLLAWIGGWFIRRLEHKDHRWRGIGNGRWKKFLMALVILMGVFEAFSAGMNNVANAVGPLVGAGLLDAESGIFWGGLFVALGAILLGGRVVETNGKKITNLSLLQGSYISGTGGLLVTIASIYGIPVPLTQVTTTAIMGIGIAEHGFRIWQRNIIAKILKVWLVSPLVSLVFSYMLVKIFIDPDPFIVVLLFAALIATLGLKSLYQTVRSEKRMIHEDGGGI, encoded by the coding sequence TTGTTATTACCGGCAGCAGCTGTCGTGATAGCTTTGTTTTTTGCGATGAATATCGGTGCCAGCGGAGCAGCAGCGACGATGGGCGTCGCCTATGGCAGCGGCGCGGTGCCGTATAGGCGCATCGCCCTTTGCTTGGCGGCCGTCGGCGTCTTCGCAGGGGCTTATCTCGGCGGCGGTGAAGTGGTGAAAACCCTGGGTGAAGGGATCGTACCCTCGGAGCTGTTGTCCGTGCAGCTGGTCATCATCATCTTGTTATCGGCAACGTTGACCCTGTTCATCGCGAATCTCCTCGGCATCCCGCTCTCCACCAGTGAAGTGACCGTGGGCGCCGTAGTTGGTGTAGGGGTCGCATATCAGAAGCTGTACGTGAGCAATGTACTGACGATCGTCTCCTTCTGGTTCATCGTACCGATCGCTGCCTTGCTGCTGGCTTGGATCGGGGGATGGTTCATCCGCCGCTTGGAGCATAAGGACCATCGCTGGCGGGGCATCGGCAACGGACGCTGGAAGAAGTTTCTGATGGCGCTCGTCATCCTCATGGGTGTGTTCGAAGCCTTCTCAGCAGGGATGAACAATGTCGCCAATGCCGTCGGTCCCCTCGTCGGTGCGGGCCTGCTTGATGCGGAATCCGGCATCTTCTGGGGCGGACTGTTCGTCGCCTTGGGGGCAATCCTGCTCGGCGGCCGCGTTGTGGAGACGAACGGCAAGAAGATCACGAATCTCTCCCTTCTGCAAGGCTCGTATATCTCCGGAACCGGCGGACTGCTGGTGACCATCGCTTCGATCTACGGCATTCCGGTGCCGCTCACCCAGGTCACGACGACAGCGATCATGGGCATCGGCATCGCAGAACATGGGTTTCGCATCTGGCAGCGTAACATCATCGCGAAGATCCTCAAGGTATGGCTGGTTTCCCCATTGGTGTCGCTGGTCTTCTCTTATATGCTGGTGAAGATCTTCATCGATCCCGATCCGTTCATCGTCGTGTTGCTGTTTGCGGCATTGATCGCCACTTTGGGGCTGAAGAGCCTGTATCAGACGGTGCGCTCGGAGAAACGAATGATCCACGAAGACGGCGGCGGGATCTGA
- a CDS encoding exonuclease SbcCD subunit D — translation MKFIHTADWHLGKIVQGVYMTEDQRYVLEQLLKTIEQERPDAVIIAGDIYDRAVPPAEAVELLDEWLERVVIDFATPVLAIAGNHDSPDRLDFATRIMEGQGLHLAGQLKREIKPVVLHDDAGEVHVYLVPYADPAWVRYLWDDESIRTHDDALRAVLSSIAEGLDPKARHVLVGHAFVTPGGEPSENTSDSERPLSVGGAEQVHAEYFAPFHYTALGHLHQAHHVLTERIRYAGSPLKYSISEEHHVKGYYMVELDANGAVKVEKRTLTPRRDLRRVTASLEEIQSHPVNEDYVFVTLTDEHPVLFPMEKIRAVYPNAMHVERQIRIPSDGESGIQKGMSKVKRESDPAALFEGFYKEVLGRELDDELRSIFAVTYDELLREEGERA, via the coding sequence ATGAAATTCATACATACAGCTGATTGGCATCTGGGAAAAATCGTGCAAGGCGTCTATATGACGGAAGATCAGCGTTATGTCTTGGAACAACTGCTGAAAACCATCGAACAGGAGCGGCCTGATGCGGTGATCATCGCGGGGGATATCTACGATCGAGCAGTACCGCCTGCAGAGGCGGTGGAACTGCTGGACGAATGGCTGGAGAGGGTCGTCATCGATTTTGCGACACCGGTACTGGCGATCGCCGGCAATCATGACAGTCCTGATCGCTTGGATTTTGCCACACGAATCATGGAAGGACAGGGCCTGCATCTTGCTGGTCAGCTGAAACGGGAGATCAAGCCCGTCGTGCTGCACGATGATGCCGGTGAAGTACATGTGTACTTAGTGCCGTATGCAGACCCGGCCTGGGTGAGGTATCTGTGGGATGACGAGTCGATACGCACCCATGATGATGCATTGCGCGCAGTGCTTAGCAGCATCGCTGAGGGGCTCGATCCGAAGGCGCGCCATGTGCTTGTTGGACATGCCTTCGTAACTCCGGGAGGAGAGCCGTCGGAGAACACCAGCGACTCGGAACGTCCGCTTTCCGTGGGCGGAGCCGAACAGGTGCATGCGGAATATTTTGCGCCGTTTCATTATACGGCGTTGGGCCACCTCCATCAGGCGCACCACGTGCTCACGGAGAGGATCCGTTATGCGGGGTCGCCGCTGAAATATTCGATATCGGAAGAACATCATGTCAAGGGGTATTACATGGTGGAGCTTGATGCGAATGGCGCGGTCAAGGTTGAGAAGCGCACGCTGACACCGCGGCGCGATCTGCGCAGGGTCACGGCGTCTCTGGAAGAGATTCAATCCCACCCGGTAAATGAAGATTATGTGTTCGTGACGTTGACCGATGAGCATCCGGTGCTGTTCCCGATGGAGAAGATCCGTGCGGTCTATCCTAATGCGATGCATGTGGAACGGCAGATCCGCATACCGTCAGACGGTGAATCCGGTATACAGAAGGGAATGTCCAAGGTGAAGCGGGAGTCGGATCCGGCGGCATTGTTTGAAGGTTTCTATAAAGAGGTATTAGGCAGGGAATTAGATGATGAACTGAGGAGCATCTTCGCAGTGACCTATGATGAACTGCTCCGCGAGGAGGGGGAACGGGCATGA
- a CDS encoding AAA family ATPase produces the protein MRPLRLRMTAFGPYRQQEEIDFTQLGDRRLFVISGMTGSGKTTIFDAITYALYGSASGEDRADFRLLRSHFADEDTHTSVDFSFAAGKRTYRVFRQMAHRKGNNKHETGAKVELYETTSGEEVPCARFTVSDVNAKIESIIGLTREQFIQIVMLPQGEFRKLLTSDTENKEEILRRIFRTERYQKLEEKFYEKSRRLREEVQEAASRLQVHMQHAADSFPLREDSALAATLKQDVYSPQQLIEGIKQEQAYYTMQVETLQLQHEEESQRLARIEQEYRAAEELNLKFKQRERIRERIEELRSRDEEMVELERRLNMADLAVRITPYEDHAAMAASDVQAKKQMRQAQEQSLAKLELERQAAEHAYKLEEARAEERKQLELELNRMRELLPSVQKLGKLKREADNLQAEKSALEGQLAELEKRITRMRAAKQELDEQIQHLEEETSQLPAHELELERLRHKARMLKELIQLEQQMAEYEKQEKAGQEKLEEISREHDRMEAAWIEGQAGLLAMHLQDGKPCPVCGSLDHPQKAVLQEDLMSREALMHLKEQLRQAEQEVHAAAAQVAAARGTWQNRAELLDEYGIAPQGLEEQLQAVIAEGKELSSKTELLRNKAQQLGELRRQRQGIEQQLDQKQRERDGVAAHLQETALQYSKQQALWESEWQRIPETMRDPGQVEKGIADLEKRLQERLTAWQQAQARLQEAEKRQVEAAAQLASVEKQLSEAVDKEAQALQRFAEELAKAGFAGADAYRQAKMPEAERKAGLEQLQEHRRNLMLLQGQLSELDHALQGREPIELGALEQGIAEAKQRLEKITYARQNAQRYAEETVKWAATIEQAAARTSELEREHGKVQELYQMIKGDNPRRMSFERYILIDYLEQILHAANVRLEQLSNGQYRLMRSDRLEARGRQSGLGLDVYDAYTGQNRDVKSLSGGEKFNASLALALGMTDVIQSHQGGVSIEMMFIDEGFGSLDEEALHKAIAALIDLQAAGRMIGVISHVAELKEAFPAVLEVTKTKEGCSRTKLILK, from the coding sequence ATGAGACCACTTCGCCTGCGGATGACGGCTTTCGGTCCTTACAGGCAGCAAGAAGAGATCGACTTTACGCAACTTGGCGACCGGCGGCTGTTCGTCATCTCGGGGATGACGGGCTCGGGGAAAACGACGATCTTCGACGCGATCACCTATGCTTTGTACGGTTCTGCCAGCGGTGAGGACCGGGCGGATTTCCGCTTGCTTCGAAGCCACTTCGCAGACGAGGATACGCATACTTCGGTGGACTTCAGCTTCGCTGCAGGAAAGCGCACCTATCGCGTGTTCCGGCAGATGGCTCACCGCAAAGGCAACAACAAGCATGAGACCGGTGCGAAGGTTGAACTCTATGAGACGACCAGCGGTGAAGAGGTGCCCTGTGCGAGATTCACCGTCAGCGATGTGAATGCGAAGATCGAATCGATCATCGGTTTGACCAGAGAACAATTCATTCAGATCGTGATGCTCCCGCAAGGAGAATTCCGCAAGCTGCTTACCTCCGATACGGAGAACAAAGAAGAGATCCTGCGCCGGATCTTCCGCACGGAGCGTTATCAGAAGCTGGAGGAGAAGTTCTATGAGAAAAGCCGGCGGCTGAGAGAAGAAGTACAGGAAGCAGCTTCCAGGCTGCAGGTACATATGCAGCATGCTGCGGACAGCTTTCCGCTGCGGGAGGACAGCGCGCTTGCCGCGACGCTTAAGCAGGACGTTTACAGCCCGCAGCAGCTGATCGAAGGCATCAAGCAGGAACAGGCTTACTATACAATGCAAGTAGAGACATTGCAGCTGCAGCATGAGGAAGAGTCGCAGCGATTAGCACGTATCGAGCAAGAATATCGAGCGGCAGAAGAGTTGAATCTGAAGTTCAAGCAGCGGGAGCGGATCCGGGAACGTATCGAGGAATTGCGAAGCCGGGATGAGGAGATGGTCGAACTCGAGCGGCGATTGAACATGGCGGATCTTGCGGTACGGATCACTCCTTATGAAGATCATGCAGCGATGGCAGCCAGCGACGTTCAAGCGAAGAAACAGATGCGGCAAGCACAGGAACAAAGCCTTGCGAAATTGGAACTAGAGCGGCAAGCTGCTGAACACGCTTATAAGTTGGAGGAGGCTCGTGCGGAGGAGAGGAAACAGCTTGAGCTTGAGCTGAATCGCATGCGTGAACTGCTTCCGTCCGTGCAGAAGCTTGGGAAGCTCAAGCGGGAAGCGGACAATCTGCAGGCGGAGAAGTCAGCCTTGGAGGGACAGTTGGCTGAGCTCGAGAAGCGGATCACGCGCATGAGAGCTGCTAAACAGGAATTGGATGAGCAGATCCAGCATCTGGAAGAGGAAACATCCCAGCTGCCGGCCCATGAGTTGGAACTTGAGCGGCTGCGGCATAAAGCCAGGATGCTGAAGGAGCTCATTCAGCTGGAGCAGCAGATGGCGGAATATGAGAAGCAGGAGAAGGCCGGTCAGGAGAAGCTGGAGGAGATAAGCCGGGAACACGATCGGATGGAGGCGGCTTGGATCGAGGGACAAGCAGGTCTATTGGCTATGCACTTGCAGGACGGCAAACCGTGTCCAGTATGCGGCAGTCTCGATCATCCGCAGAAGGCCGTGCTGCAAGAGGATCTGATGTCCCGCGAAGCGCTGATGCACCTGAAGGAACAGCTGCGGCAGGCCGAACAGGAGGTGCATGCCGCTGCTGCCCAGGTCGCCGCCGCCCGCGGTACTTGGCAGAATCGGGCAGAGCTGCTTGATGAATATGGAATCGCACCGCAGGGGCTGGAAGAGCAGCTGCAAGCGGTGATCGCAGAAGGCAAGGAACTGTCATCTAAGACCGAGCTGTTGAGGAATAAGGCACAGCAGCTGGGGGAACTGCGGCGTCAGCGGCAAGGGATAGAACAGCAGCTGGACCAGAAACAAAGGGAGCGGGATGGCGTCGCTGCGCACTTGCAGGAAACCGCGCTGCAGTACAGCAAGCAGCAAGCGCTGTGGGAGAGCGAATGGCAGCGAATCCCCGAGACGATGCGCGATCCTGGGCAAGTCGAGAAGGGGATCGCCGATCTGGAGAAGCGGCTGCAGGAGCGGCTGACCGCATGGCAGCAAGCGCAGGCTCGGTTGCAGGAGGCGGAGAAGCGGCAAGTTGAAGCGGCAGCGCAGCTGGCAAGCGTTGAGAAGCAGCTGTCAGAAGCGGTGGATAAGGAGGCGCAGGCGCTGCAGCGCTTCGCAGAGGAGCTTGCCAAGGCGGGCTTCGCGGGAGCAGATGCGTACCGGCAAGCGAAGATGCCGGAAGCGGAGCGTAAGGCAGGTCTGGAGCAGCTGCAGGAACATCGCCGGAATCTGATGCTTCTGCAGGGTCAGCTGTCTGAGCTGGATCATGCGTTGCAGGGGCGTGAGCCGATTGAGCTGGGGGCATTGGAGCAGGGGATCGCTGAGGCGAAACAGCGCTTAGAGAAGATCACCTATGCACGGCAGAATGCTCAGCGCTATGCAGAGGAGACGGTGAAATGGGCGGCGACGATCGAACAAGCGGCTGCCCGCACCAGTGAGCTTGAGCGGGAGCATGGCAAGGTTCAGGAGTTGTATCAGATGATCAAAGGGGATAATCCACGCAGGATGTCCTTTGAGCGCTATATTTTGATCGATTATCTAGAGCAGATCCTGCACGCGGCCAATGTGCGGCTCGAACAGCTGTCCAACGGCCAATACAGGCTGATGCGCAGTGATCGTCTGGAAGCACGAGGCCGGCAGAGCGGTTTAGGCTTGGATGTCTATGACGCATACACCGGACAGAACCGCGATGTGAAGTCCCTCTCCGGCGGCGAGAAATTCAACGCCTCTTTAGCCTTGGCGCTCGGCATGACGGATGTAATCCAGTCCCATCAAGGCGGGGTGTCGATCGAGATGATGTTCATCGACGAGGGCTTTGGTTCCTTGGACGAAGAAGCCTTGCACAAGGCGATCGCCGCGCTGATCGATCTCCAGGCCGCCGGCCGCATGATCGGCGTCATCTCGCACGTCGCGGAGCTGAAGGAAGCCTTCCCGGCGGTCTTGGAAGTCACGAAGACGAAGGAAGGCTGCAGCCGCACGAAGCTGATCTTGAAGTGA
- a CDS encoding cache domain-containing sensor histidine kinase — protein sequence MKQLYKTLRRKFNNIKLRNKLIISFIVVVFLPVTFVGVFLTNELRQIALKDAMKQTEEAMDRIQKNTLEILKVPIDVSRNLLVDERLKNILSTDYQSRYQLVVAYQNYPDIERYISYSNEIENIRMYTQNETIISNWEFFPATKEIISQPWYQEAMRNRGIISWHYLPDETKRNEKFLSLVRLIEFNNYKYTNVLVITVSKEQLHSVLSSESQQTVIVDDNDQVVASNVPSWSTLTLDEIFPHVDLPEYGTIETRMDDELVRITVEPIRPEASVNGLRVISVYSVGDIVAGANRFIRLGLTIIVASVLFSFVLIYWVSLLLTKRLMTLRQQIGRAAIGDLDTMLDIDGNDEIGQLSRQYNFMIRSIKELIEEVKRTNRQKEQLELKQQEIKLKMLASQINPHFLFNALESIRMQAHIKGQKEIAGVVKMLGRLMRKSLETQGNHIPLKDEIDMVRSYLEIQIFRHRDRLVYELTVDPEAEKQLMPPLIIQPLVENAVVHGIEGKESDKPLQVKVLAVLKDGKLVVEVRDDGIGISEERLQEIMHSLYAPEDDESHRIGLSNVHHRLQMLYGKESGLEIESREGEGTIVRFSIPLARTQPMIQA from the coding sequence GTGAAACAACTTTATAAGACTTTAAGACGAAAATTCAACAATATCAAATTGCGGAACAAATTGATCATCTCCTTCATCGTCGTCGTCTTCCTTCCGGTGACCTTCGTCGGTGTCTTCCTGACGAACGAACTGCGCCAGATCGCGTTAAAAGATGCGATGAAGCAAACGGAAGAAGCGATGGACCGGATCCAGAAGAACACCCTTGAGATTCTAAAAGTACCGATTGATGTTTCGCGGAACTTGCTGGTAGACGAACGATTGAAAAATATCCTCAGCACGGACTATCAGTCCCGCTATCAGCTCGTCGTGGCTTATCAGAACTATCCCGATATCGAACGCTATATCAGCTATAGCAATGAGATCGAAAATATCCGCATGTATACGCAAAATGAGACGATCATCTCCAACTGGGAGTTCTTCCCAGCAACCAAAGAGATCATCTCGCAGCCTTGGTATCAAGAGGCGATGCGCAACCGCGGGATTATCAGTTGGCACTACCTTCCCGATGAGACGAAGCGGAACGAGAAATTCCTCAGTTTAGTCCGTTTGATCGAATTCAATAATTACAAATATACGAACGTCCTCGTTATCACGGTGAGCAAAGAACAGCTTCATTCTGTACTTAGCAGCGAATCGCAGCAGACGGTGATCGTCGACGACAACGATCAGGTCGTCGCCTCCAATGTGCCGAGTTGGAGCACGCTGACCTTGGATGAGATCTTCCCGCATGTGGACCTGCCGGAGTACGGCACGATCGAGACGCGAATGGATGATGAACTGGTGAGGATCACCGTAGAACCCATCCGTCCTGAAGCCAGCGTCAATGGGCTGAGGGTCATCTCCGTTTATTCCGTCGGAGATATCGTGGCGGGCGCGAACCGATTCATACGTCTGGGACTGACGATCATCGTGGCGAGTGTGTTGTTCTCATTTGTCCTTATCTATTGGGTATCCTTGCTGCTCACGAAGCGCCTCATGACGCTGAGACAGCAGATCGGCCGTGCGGCGATCGGCGACTTGGACACGATGCTGGATATCGACGGCAATGACGAGATCGGTCAGTTATCGAGACAATATAACTTCATGATTCGCAGCATCAAAGAACTCATCGAAGAGGTCAAGCGCACCAACCGGCAGAAAGAACAGCTTGAACTCAAACAACAGGAGATCAAACTCAAGATGCTGGCCAGTCAGATCAACCCGCATTTCCTGTTTAATGCCTTGGAATCGATACGCATGCAGGCGCATATTAAAGGGCAGAAGGAGATCGCCGGCGTTGTGAAGATGCTTGGCCGCCTGATGAGGAAAAGCCTGGAGACGCAAGGCAACCATATTCCGCTAAAAGACGAGATCGATATGGTTCGCAGTTACCTGGAGATTCAAATCTTCCGTCACCGCGATCGGCTGGTCTACGAATTGACCGTCGATCCGGAAGCTGAGAAGCAGCTTATGCCGCCGCTCATCATCCAACCCTTAGTTGAAAATGCCGTAGTTCATGGAATCGAAGGAAAGGAATCCGATAAACCGCTGCAAGTGAAGGTGCTGGCAGTGTTAAAGGATGGCAAGCTGGTCGTGGAAGTGCGGGATGACGGCATCGGCATCAGTGAGGAGCGGCTCCAGGAGATTATGCACAGCCTCTATGCTCCAGAGGATGACGAAAGCCATCGCATCGGCTTAAGCAATGTTCATCATCGTTTGCAGATGTTGTACGGGAAAGAGTCCGGTTTAGAGATCGAGAGCAGAGAAGGGGAGGGGACGATCGTTCGCTTCAGCATTCCTTTGGCTCGGACGCAGCCGATGATTCAGGCATAA
- a CDS encoding ABC transporter substrate-binding protein, with translation MKKTTRLVAIFFIIASLLTLAACGSSNNGGNTSPGNSSTNTEQGTGGDGALDPITFSWFSADPVSNWNNMQDKVGQEITRRTGVTLQAQFAMDQNAIPLMIASGDYPDLISPKGDAAKLVDAGALLDLRPLLEEHGQNILKVYGDYIDRLRWSKDDDAIYILPSLNAVDHQYMDIGGAFHIQHEALKATGYPELKTVKDYEETIKKFLEENPTTQDGQKRIGITFLADGWRILIGVTNPAFLTTGAPDDGEVYIDPETYEVTYHYRRPVEKEYFRWLNHINNIGLLDPEAFTQKEDQYKAKIATGRVVGVIDQDWGFQDAVNSLKAEGKFEQTYAHFPITLTEEYKDHQLQSSGFMGGWGTGISVNCKDPVRAIKFLDFLASEEGQILINWGIEDEHYYYDEEGVRRIFPEVQERKNNDANAFAKETGIGFYHISARYGDGVKDSTGNYYTTTWPEQVIDNYHKVEKETLAHYGVDRWIELWPQPDEFPVKAWGAAWDIPVPSDSEYAILAKRMEEITWQRIPQIILADPSEFDALWDAYMQELINNGVEKMEDEFEQYVKERVELWGGKVD, from the coding sequence ATGAAGAAAACGACACGATTAGTCGCTATTTTCTTCATCATCGCATCGTTGCTCACATTAGCAGCATGCGGCTCCAGCAACAACGGGGGTAACACTAGCCCTGGCAACAGCAGCACAAACACAGAACAAGGAACCGGCGGCGATGGTGCGCTTGATCCGATCACGTTCTCTTGGTTCAGTGCAGACCCGGTTTCGAACTGGAACAACATGCAGGACAAAGTTGGACAAGAGATCACACGCCGTACAGGTGTAACGCTGCAAGCTCAATTCGCGATGGACCAGAACGCGATTCCGCTGATGATTGCAAGCGGTGACTATCCGGATCTGATCTCGCCGAAGGGTGACGCAGCGAAGCTGGTTGACGCCGGCGCACTGCTCGACCTTCGCCCGCTGCTCGAAGAGCACGGTCAGAACATCCTGAAGGTATACGGCGATTACATCGATCGTCTGCGTTGGAGCAAGGACGATGACGCGATCTATATCCTGCCGTCATTGAACGCCGTTGACCACCAGTACATGGATATCGGCGGTGCATTCCATATCCAGCACGAAGCTCTGAAAGCAACTGGTTATCCAGAACTAAAAACGGTTAAGGATTACGAAGAAACGATCAAGAAGTTCCTTGAAGAAAATCCTACGACGCAAGACGGTCAGAAGCGCATCGGGATCACATTCCTGGCTGACGGCTGGCGGATCTTGATCGGTGTAACGAACCCGGCATTCCTGACAACCGGTGCACCGGACGACGGTGAAGTATACATCGATCCAGAAACATATGAGGTGACTTACCACTACAGACGTCCTGTAGAGAAAGAATACTTCCGCTGGCTGAACCATATCAACAACATTGGTCTGCTTGATCCGGAAGCCTTCACACAGAAGGAAGACCAATACAAAGCCAAAATCGCTACAGGCCGCGTAGTCGGGGTTATCGACCAAGACTGGGGCTTCCAAGACGCGGTTAACTCGCTGAAAGCTGAAGGCAAATTCGAGCAAACCTACGCGCACTTCCCAATCACGCTGACTGAGGAATACAAGGATCATCAGCTGCAATCCTCCGGATTCATGGGCGGTTGGGGTACTGGAATCTCTGTCAACTGCAAGGACCCAGTAAGAGCGATCAAATTCCTCGACTTCCTGGCATCTGAAGAAGGACAAATCCTGATCAACTGGGGAATCGAGGACGAGCATTACTACTATGATGAAGAAGGCGTACGCCGCATCTTCCCTGAAGTACAGGAACGCAAGAACAACGATGCAAACGCCTTTGCTAAGGAAACTGGTATTGGCTTCTATCACATCTCTGCCCGCTACGGCGACGGCGTGAAGGATTCCACCGGCAACTACTACACGACGACATGGCCGGAACAAGTTATCGACAACTATCACAAAGTCGAGAAAGAAACGCTGGCTCATTACGGTGTAGACAGATGGATCGAGCTGTGGCCGCAGCCAGACGAGTTCCCGGTTAAGGCTTGGGGTGCAGCATGGGATATTCCGGTACCGAGCGATTCGGAATACGCCATCTTGGCAAAACGCATGGAAGAGATCACATGGCAGCGGATTCCGCAGATCATCCTTGCTGATCCGTCCGAATTCGACGCGCTGTGGGATGCTTACATGCAAGAGCTGATCAACAACGGCGTTGAGAAGATGGAAGACGAATTCGAGCAATATGTGAAGGAACGCGTTGAACTCTGGGGCGGTAAAGTAGACTAA
- a CDS encoding carbohydrate ABC transporter permease, giving the protein MSPGEIAFEISNTIFMICVVIATLYPFLHVLALSLNDSLDTVKGGIHIWPREFTLENYKTIFSYDTLLIGARNSVLRTIIGTVLSVFACSMIAYTLSRRDFQLRRFLSVFLAMTMYLSAGLIPGYMLIRHLGLINTFWVYILPGIVSAWNVFIIRSFMDGLPYVLQESAKLDGANDFTIYWRIIMPLCKPVLATVALFVAVGQWNSWFDNYLYNSMNTQLTTLQYELQKILQSTTVGQSAPRGQSVLENMARVSPQSVKMAITIVVTVPILLVYPFLQKYFVKGMTLGAVKA; this is encoded by the coding sequence ATGTCGCCCGGCGAGATCGCATTCGAGATCAGCAACACGATCTTCATGATCTGCGTTGTCATCGCCACGCTGTACCCATTCTTGCACGTGTTGGCCCTTTCCTTGAACGATTCGTTGGATACGGTCAAAGGCGGCATTCACATCTGGCCGAGAGAGTTTACGCTGGAGAACTATAAGACGATCTTCAGCTATGACACCTTGCTGATCGGCGCAAGGAACTCCGTCTTAAGGACGATCATCGGGACCGTGCTCAGCGTCTTCGCTTGTTCGATGATCGCTTACACTTTAAGCCGCAGAGACTTCCAGCTGCGCAGATTCTTATCGGTATTCTTAGCGATGACCATGTATCTAAGCGCCGGTCTCATCCCTGGATATATGCTGATCCGCCATCTTGGCCTGATCAATACATTCTGGGTTTACATCCTACCGGGAATCGTATCCGCATGGAACGTATTCATCATCCGTTCCTTCATGGACGGTCTGCCTTATGTGCTGCAGGAGTCCGCCAAACTCGACGGTGCGAATGACTTTACGATCTACTGGCGAATCATCATGCCGCTCTGCAAGCCGGTGCTTGCAACGGTCGCCCTGTTCGTCGCCGTCGGCCAATGGAACTCCTGGTTCGATAACTACCTGTATAACTCGATGAACACGCAGCTGACGACGCTTCAGTATGAACTGCAGAAGATTCTGCAGAGTACAACCGTCGGGCAGAGCGCACCGCGCGGCCAAAGCGTCCTTGAGAACATGGCCCGCGTATCGCCGCAATCCGTTAAGATGGCGATCACCATCGTTGTTACAGTTCCGATTCTGCTCGTCTATCCGTTCCTGCAGAAGTACTTCGTCAAAGGCATGACCCTTGGAGCGGTTAAGGCTTAA